In Brucella melitensis bv. 1 str. 16M, a genomic segment contains:
- a CDS encoding peptidoglycan -binding protein, producing the protein MALARNRRTQRHIDYWPGFVDALTTLLLAIMFLLTVFVLAQFLLSREVNNKDSVLARLNSQIQELTQLLSLERSNSQDMQDTIANLQASLSTVESERSRLQSLLNEGSGAGAAAEKRAGELAQSLDAEKQVSARALNQVELLNQQIAALRRQIAALEDALNASESRDRESNAKIADLGRRLNVALAQRVQELNRYRSDFFGRLREILSDKENIRIVGDRFVFQSEVLFPTGSAEINPKGQVEMKKLADAIIQLNREIPDDINWVLRVDGHTDNVPLAGTGRFRDNWELSSARATAVVKFLIANGVPANRLVAAGFGEYQPLDTANTADARARNRRIELKLTER; encoded by the coding sequence ATGGCTCTTGCCCGCAACCGCCGCACACAGAGGCATATCGATTACTGGCCGGGTTTTGTCGATGCGCTGACGACGCTGCTTCTGGCGATCATGTTTCTGCTGACTGTTTTCGTGCTGGCGCAATTCCTGCTCAGCCGCGAGGTCAACAACAAGGATAGCGTGCTTGCGCGCCTCAACAGCCAGATTCAGGAACTGACGCAGCTTCTCTCGCTGGAGCGCAGCAATTCGCAGGATATGCAGGACACTATTGCCAATCTTCAGGCCTCGCTTTCCACCGTCGAAAGCGAACGCTCTCGCCTGCAAAGCCTTCTGAACGAAGGCAGCGGCGCGGGTGCCGCGGCTGAAAAACGCGCTGGCGAACTGGCGCAGAGCCTTGATGCGGAAAAGCAGGTGAGCGCCCGTGCGCTGAATCAGGTGGAACTGCTGAACCAGCAGATCGCAGCCCTGCGCCGCCAGATTGCCGCCCTTGAAGATGCACTCAATGCCTCGGAAAGCCGCGATCGGGAATCGAACGCCAAGATCGCCGATCTCGGCCGCCGCCTGAATGTCGCCCTTGCCCAGCGTGTGCAGGAACTGAACCGCTATCGCTCCGATTTTTTCGGGCGTCTGCGTGAAATCCTGTCGGACAAGGAAAATATCCGCATCGTAGGCGACCGTTTCGTCTTCCAGTCGGAAGTGCTGTTCCCCACCGGCTCTGCGGAAATCAATCCCAAGGGGCAGGTCGAAATGAAGAAGCTTGCGGACGCGATCATTCAGCTTAATCGGGAAATCCCGGACGACATCAACTGGGTGCTGCGCGTTGACGGGCATACCGATAACGTGCCGCTGGCAGGCACCGGGCGCTTCCGCGACAATTGGGAGCTTTCGTCGGCCCGTGCAACGGCGGTGGTGAAATTTCTGATTGCCAACGGCGTTCCGGCCAACCGGCTCGTCGCCGCAGGCTTTGGCGAATACCAGCCGCTCGACACCGCCAACACAGCCGATGCCCGCGCCAGAAACCGCCGCATCGAGCTGAAACTGACAGAACGATAA
- a CDS encoding MotA/TolQ/ExbB proton channel family protein, with the protein MSDMRESLVRERLDEGRDYDPYRLSSPRVVILSMLIFLIIVAFLAAILMRQIHTFFVTNPGLNGLILGVLLVGILLAFGQVLRLLPEIRWVNSFRDGDREGTARPPVLLAPMRALIGRRQSMALSTSSMRSILDSIATRLDESRDISRYLIGLLVFLGLLGTFWGLLETVGSIGRTIQTLDPNSGSTGDVLDALKAGLQAPLSGMGTAFSSSLFGLSGSLILGFLDLQAGRAQNRFYTELENWLSSVTDLGSDLSGDHHGSTDEIRVLADRLHNLHGDDASTQRTTAALANLAEGIQGLVKSMRNEQQMMRDWVEKQADGQKAIRHSLDRLSKAMGERQHRPERTDKPE; encoded by the coding sequence ATGAGCGATATGAGGGAAAGTCTGGTTCGCGAACGGCTGGACGAGGGACGCGATTACGACCCCTACCGCCTGTCGAGCCCCCGCGTCGTCATCCTCTCCATGCTGATCTTTCTCATCATCGTCGCCTTTCTGGCGGCTATATTGATGCGGCAGATTCATACCTTCTTCGTGACCAATCCGGGCCTGAACGGGCTCATTCTCGGTGTTCTTCTGGTGGGCATCCTGCTTGCCTTCGGGCAGGTCCTGCGCCTGTTGCCGGAAATCCGCTGGGTCAATTCGTTCCGCGACGGCGACCGTGAAGGCACGGCCCGCCCGCCCGTTCTGCTGGCACCCATGCGCGCCCTGATCGGCCGCCGCCAGTCGATGGCGCTTTCAACCTCGTCGATGCGCTCCATTCTGGATTCCATCGCAACACGCCTTGATGAAAGCCGCGACATTTCCCGCTATCTGATCGGCCTTCTGGTCTTTCTGGGCCTGCTCGGCACCTTCTGGGGCCTACTTGAAACCGTCGGCTCCATCGGCCGCACGATCCAGACGCTCGATCCCAATTCGGGCAGCACCGGCGATGTGCTGGATGCGTTGAAGGCGGGCCTGCAAGCCCCGCTTTCGGGCATGGGCACGGCTTTCTCATCCTCGCTTTTCGGCCTTTCCGGCTCGCTCATCCTCGGTTTTCTCGATCTTCAGGCGGGCCGCGCGCAGAACCGCTTTTATACGGAACTGGAAAACTGGCTTTCCTCCGTCACCGATCTCGGTTCAGACCTTTCCGGCGATCATCACGGCAGCACGGACGAAATTCGCGTCCTCGCAGACCGGCTCCACAACCTTCATGGCGACGACGCCTCAACACAGCGAACCACCGCAGCACTTGCCAATCTTGCCGAAGGCATTCAGGGCCTCGTGAAAAGCATGCGCAACGAACAGCAGATGATGCGTGACTGGGTGGAGAAGCAGGCCGATGGGCAAAAGGCCATCCGCCACTCGCTCGACCGGCTTTCCAAAGCCATGGGCGAGCGGCAGCACAGGCCCGAACGTACCGACAAGCCGGAGTAA
- a CDS encoding inositol monophosphatase family protein, whose translation MARSALLNVMVQAAMKAGRSLARDFGEVQNLQVSLKGPGDYVSQADRRAEQIVYTELSRARPDFGFLMEESGEVEAKDGQHRWLVDPLDGTTNFLHGIPVFAVSIALERQGQIVAGVIYNPAMDELYTAERGGGAFLNDRRLRVASRNKLVDSVIGTGIPHLGRGHHGHYLVELRNVMAETAGIRRMGAVALDLAYVAGGRLDGFWEEGMHPWDLGAGILMVREAGGFVSDKKGGQDIFSTQSIVAGNEAIHGALLKTLKKPI comes from the coding sequence ATGGCCCGCTCAGCCCTTCTCAACGTAATGGTACAGGCCGCCATGAAAGCTGGCCGCAGCCTGGCCCGAGATTTCGGCGAAGTCCAGAACCTCCAGGTTTCCCTCAAAGGCCCCGGCGATTATGTCAGCCAGGCAGACCGCCGCGCAGAACAGATCGTCTATACGGAATTGAGCCGCGCCCGCCCGGATTTCGGCTTCCTGATGGAAGAATCCGGCGAGGTCGAAGCCAAGGACGGACAGCATCGCTGGCTGGTCGATCCGCTCGACGGCACCACGAATTTCCTGCACGGTATTCCGGTTTTTGCAGTCTCCATCGCGCTTGAGCGTCAGGGGCAGATCGTTGCAGGCGTCATCTACAATCCCGCCATGGACGAGCTTTACACCGCCGAACGCGGCGGCGGCGCTTTCCTCAACGATCGCCGTTTGCGCGTCGCCTCGCGCAACAAGCTGGTCGATTCGGTCATCGGCACCGGCATTCCGCATCTGGGGCGTGGCCATCACGGCCATTATCTCGTCGAACTACGCAATGTCATGGCGGAAACCGCCGGTATTCGCCGCATGGGCGCGGTTGCGCTCGACCTCGCCTATGTCGCAGGCGGCCGCCTCGACGGTTTCTGGGAAGAGGGTATGCACCCATGGGATCTGGGCGCGGGCATCCTGATGGTGCGCGAGGCTGGCGGTTTCGTCTCCGATAAGAAGGGCGGGCAGGACATATTTTCCACCCAGTCCATCGTCGCAGGCAACGAAGCCATCCACGGCGCGCTCCTGAAGACACTCAAGAAGCCGATCTGA
- the efp gene encoding elongation factor P, translated as MKINGNEIRPGNVIEHEGGLWVAVKTNAVKPGKGGAYNQVELKNLINGTKLNERFRAAESVERVRLEQKDFSFLYEQGEALIFMDTETYEQLELQKDFVGDRAAFLQDGMMVTVELYEEKPIGIRLPDQVTLAITEADPVVKGQTAASSYKPAVLENGIRIPVPPFIASGERVIVDTNELTYISRA; from the coding sequence ATGAAGATCAATGGTAATGAAATCCGTCCCGGCAACGTCATCGAACACGAAGGCGGGCTTTGGGTTGCCGTGAAGACCAATGCCGTCAAGCCCGGCAAGGGCGGCGCCTATAATCAGGTCGAACTGAAAAACCTCATCAACGGCACCAAGCTCAACGAACGTTTCCGCGCAGCAGAAAGCGTCGAACGCGTACGCCTTGAGCAGAAGGATTTCTCGTTCCTCTATGAACAGGGCGAGGCGCTGATTTTCATGGATACCGAAACCTACGAACAGCTCGAGCTCCAGAAGGATTTCGTCGGCGACCGCGCCGCCTTCCTTCAGGACGGCATGATGGTGACGGTTGAACTTTACGAAGAAAAGCCAATCGGCATCCGCCTGCCCGATCAGGTAACGCTTGCGATCACCGAGGCCGATCCCGTCGTCAAGGGCCAGACCGCCGCTTCCTCCTACAAGCCGGCTGTGCTCGAAAACGGCATTCGCATCCCCGTTCCGCCGTTTATCGCCTCTGGTGAACGGGTGATCGTTGACACCAACGAACTGACTTATATCAGCCGCGCCTGA
- a CDS encoding tetratricopeptide repeat protein, whose product MKRKFLLAAVLTFAMPALPALAAGGQAHGEAASHQTGPKDKKDKKAAKPRPVMLPQPATTAPMPAIDPSRFGDKPADEAFGAFQRGLYLTAFNLAKPQAEKGDAASQTLIAEIYARGLGVPADQKKAAEWYGKAAEQGITEAQFRYAALLLQGTYVQKDPQKAEELMLKAAEGGNAMAQFNYGQMLMVKHPGKPGLDLAFPWFQKAADAKLADGEYAISQIYANGTDKIARNDIKARQYLVLAAQRGYDTAQFDLGRWLIEGRGGERNYEQGFGWMHLAAQRGTVMAQAWLARLYRDGIGTEGDLVKAAAWYIVAQRAGFRAADLNDMMDGLADDQIKQAFETANNLRIR is encoded by the coding sequence ATGAAGCGCAAATTTCTTCTCGCTGCCGTTTTGACATTTGCCATGCCTGCCCTGCCCGCTCTGGCGGCGGGAGGGCAGGCGCATGGCGAGGCAGCCAGCCACCAGACAGGCCCGAAGGATAAAAAGGACAAGAAGGCGGCCAAGCCCCGGCCCGTCATGCTGCCGCAACCGGCCACCACCGCGCCGATGCCCGCCATCGACCCCAGCCGGTTTGGCGACAAGCCTGCCGACGAAGCCTTCGGCGCGTTCCAGCGCGGTCTTTATCTGACCGCCTTCAACCTTGCCAAACCGCAGGCTGAAAAAGGCGATGCCGCCTCGCAGACCCTCATTGCGGAAATCTATGCGCGCGGGCTGGGGGTTCCGGCAGACCAGAAGAAAGCGGCGGAATGGTACGGCAAGGCAGCCGAACAGGGCATCACCGAAGCGCAGTTCCGCTATGCGGCCCTTCTGCTTCAGGGCACCTATGTCCAAAAGGACCCGCAAAAGGCGGAAGAGCTGATGTTGAAGGCAGCCGAAGGTGGCAATGCCATGGCGCAGTTCAATTATGGCCAGATGCTGATGGTGAAGCATCCCGGCAAGCCGGGCCTCGACCTTGCCTTTCCGTGGTTCCAGAAAGCCGCCGATGCGAAGCTCGCCGATGGCGAATATGCGATCAGCCAGATTTATGCCAACGGCACCGACAAGATCGCCCGCAACGATATCAAGGCGCGCCAATATCTAGTTCTGGCCGCACAGAGAGGCTATGACACGGCGCAATTCGACCTCGGGCGCTGGCTCATCGAAGGCCGTGGCGGCGAGCGTAACTACGAACAGGGCTTCGGCTGGATGCACCTTGCCGCCCAGCGCGGCACGGTCATGGCGCAGGCATGGCTTGCCCGTCTCTACCGCGACGGCATCGGCACGGAGGGCGATCTGGTGAAGGCCGCAGCCTGGTATATCGTGGCCCAGCGCGCCGGTTTCCGCGCGGCGGACCTCAATGACATGATGGATGGGCTTGCCGACGACCAGATAAAGCAGGCCTTTGAAACCGCCAATAATCTGCGCATACGCTGA
- a CDS encoding thiamine phosphate synthase, whose translation MNTRAPQTEPERCRIVLVAPPIADGAALAKLLTAALSGGDVASVILDTGDLDEATFQAVAEKTVPVIQEKGVAALILNDTRIAGRVGADGIHIEGKPADLAEAIEKHAPKMIVGTGNLRDRHGAMEVGELQPDYLFFGKIGADNKPDAHPRNLSLAGWWAEMVEIPCIAQAGSALESIVRAAETGADFVALGRAVFDAQDPAEAVAQANRLLDEKAPRFEN comes from the coding sequence ATGAACACGCGCGCTCCCCAGACTGAACCCGAACGCTGCCGCATCGTGCTGGTCGCGCCGCCGATTGCCGATGGCGCAGCACTTGCAAAGCTCCTGACCGCCGCTCTTTCCGGCGGCGATGTGGCAAGTGTCATCCTCGACACGGGCGACCTTGATGAAGCGACTTTTCAGGCCGTGGCCGAAAAGACGGTTCCCGTCATTCAGGAAAAGGGCGTTGCCGCCCTCATTCTCAACGACACGCGCATTGCAGGCCGCGTCGGGGCAGATGGCATCCATATCGAGGGCAAGCCTGCCGATCTGGCGGAAGCCATTGAAAAACACGCACCGAAAATGATCGTCGGCACCGGCAACCTGCGCGACCGTCACGGCGCGATGGAGGTAGGCGAATTGCAGCCGGACTATCTCTTCTTCGGCAAGATCGGCGCGGACAACAAGCCGGATGCCCATCCGCGCAACCTTTCCCTTGCTGGATGGTGGGCGGAAATGGTGGAGATTCCCTGCATCGCCCAGGCCGGAAGCGCGCTTGAAAGCATCGTGCGCGCTGCCGAAACCGGCGCGGATTTCGTGGCGCTCGGGCGTGCGGTTTTCGATGCGCAAGACCCGGCAGAGGCCGTTGCGCAAGCCAACCGGCTTCTTGATGAAAAAGCACCCCGTTTTGAAAACTGA
- a CDS encoding OpgC family protein, which yields MAIETAKMVPQGRDTRIDVFRALALLTIFINHVPGTIYEHFTHKNLGFSDSAEAFVLISGMAVALAYGSKFVSGNRLVLSLKMWRRASVLYITHIMTTMATIAIFAAAAIFLKRSELLTQINIAPLIKKPVEGLFGLVTLGHQLGYNNILSMYAVMLILTPILLFLARISLPLMLGVSGVVWFLSGLYHVAPVNYPTEGVWFINPLSWQFLFAIGIAGVMHVRGGGQLPKHPLLIGLAVGYLVLALAWVRIPLWSINISMGLPMVITGFDKTFLSAPRLLHVLAMAYLIAVVPTLNSIARTAPEHPLAVLGKHSLPVFVAGTLLAMVAQVMKLVNPGGLPYDTLLIATGIVMQFALAYYLEWLPTIGWGKKGAVQAKPAPAAEPVVIQVSANPEPAMQRY from the coding sequence ATGGCGATTGAAACTGCAAAAATGGTGCCACAGGGCCGGGATACGCGCATTGATGTTTTCCGTGCGCTGGCTCTGCTTACCATTTTCATCAATCACGTGCCCGGCACGATCTATGAGCACTTCACGCACAAGAATCTGGGCTTCTCCGATTCCGCGGAAGCCTTCGTGCTGATTTCGGGCATGGCTGTGGCGCTCGCCTATGGTTCCAAGTTCGTTTCGGGCAACCGTCTGGTGTTGTCGCTGAAGATGTGGCGGCGCGCGAGCGTGCTCTATATCACCCATATCATGACCACGATGGCCACCATCGCGATCTTTGCGGCCGCGGCAATTTTCCTGAAGCGTTCGGAATTGCTGACGCAGATCAATATTGCGCCGCTGATCAAAAAGCCGGTGGAAGGGCTGTTCGGTCTGGTCACGCTTGGCCACCAGCTTGGCTATAACAACATTTTGTCGATGTATGCCGTCATGCTGATCCTGACGCCGATCCTGCTTTTCCTGGCGCGCATCAGCCTGCCGCTTATGCTGGGCGTATCGGGCGTTGTCTGGTTCCTGTCCGGCCTCTACCACGTCGCGCCGGTCAACTACCCGACCGAAGGCGTCTGGTTCATCAATCCCCTGTCATGGCAGTTCCTGTTTGCCATCGGTATTGCGGGTGTGATGCATGTACGCGGTGGCGGTCAATTGCCGAAGCATCCGCTGCTGATCGGCCTTGCCGTCGGCTATCTGGTGCTGGCGCTTGCCTGGGTGCGCATTCCGCTCTGGAGCATCAATATCTCCATGGGGCTTCCGATGGTTATTACCGGCTTCGACAAGACCTTCCTGTCGGCTCCGCGTCTTCTTCATGTGCTGGCCATGGCCTATCTGATTGCCGTGGTGCCGACGCTGAACAGCATTGCGCGCACGGCGCCGGAGCACCCGCTTGCGGTTCTCGGCAAGCATTCGCTGCCGGTCTTCGTTGCCGGTACGCTTCTGGCCATGGTGGCGCAGGTGATGAAGCTCGTGAACCCCGGCGGCCTGCCTTATGACACGCTGTTGATTGCAACCGGCATCGTCATGCAGTTCGCGCTTGCCTATTACCTTGAATGGCTGCCGACCATCGGCTGGGGCAAGAAGGGCGCGGTTCAGGCCAAGCCTGCACCCGCCGCCGAACCTGTGGTCATACAGGTTTCGGCAAATCCTGAACCAGCAATGCAGCGATACTGA
- a CDS encoding DUF1465 family protein: MPSNMISLAERMVFSDSFKPIYAQGMDMVEEAASYLDGEGREEARNLSRVAATLYAAESMRLTTRLMQIASWLLLQRAARSGEMTRPQVSAEKAEVRLDTPSAGEAAPGWNELPLAFVDLVERSMRLQARVRRMDREVYGEVMALQRVPRGNPVSEQIVLLKTAFGTQ; this comes from the coding sequence ATGCCGAGCAATATGATCAGCCTCGCAGAGCGTATGGTCTTCTCGGATTCGTTCAAGCCGATCTACGCCCAGGGCATGGATATGGTCGAGGAAGCGGCAAGCTATCTCGATGGCGAGGGCCGTGAGGAGGCACGCAATCTTTCGCGTGTTGCCGCCACGCTCTATGCCGCTGAATCGATGCGGCTCACCACGCGCCTGATGCAGATAGCATCCTGGCTTTTGTTGCAGCGCGCCGCCCGCAGCGGTGAAATGACCCGCCCGCAGGTTTCCGCGGAAAAGGCCGAGGTGCGTCTGGATACGCCATCGGCCGGTGAGGCTGCGCCGGGTTGGAATGAACTGCCGCTTGCCTTTGTGGATCTGGTCGAACGATCCATGCGCCTTCAGGCCCGCGTGCGCCGCATGGACCGCGAGGTTTACGGCGAGGTGATGGCGCTTCAGAGGGTGCCGCGCGGCAATCCGGTTTCCGAACAGATCGTGTTGCTGAAAACCGCTTTCGGCACACAATAA
- the ruvC gene encoding crossover junction endodeoxyribonuclease RuvC, giving the protein MKETIRIIGIDPGLRRTGWGIVESLGNSLHFIGSGTVTSNAEMDLASRLCQLHEGLSKVLHEFMPHEAAVEHTFVNKDATATLKLGQARGIALLAPAQAGLPVAEYAPNAVKKAVIGVGHGEKQQIHMMVKVLMPRASFDTSDAADALAIAICHAHHRQSIVSARRMQALLAG; this is encoded by the coding sequence ATGAAAGAAACGATTCGCATTATTGGCATCGATCCGGGCCTGCGCCGAACCGGCTGGGGCATCGTCGAATCGCTTGGCAATTCGCTGCATTTCATCGGCTCGGGGACCGTGACCTCGAATGCCGAGATGGATCTGGCATCGCGCCTGTGCCAGTTGCATGAAGGGCTTTCAAAAGTCCTGCATGAATTCATGCCGCATGAAGCGGCGGTCGAGCATACTTTCGTCAACAAGGACGCGACTGCAACACTCAAACTGGGGCAGGCGCGCGGCATTGCGCTGCTGGCGCCGGCGCAGGCCGGATTGCCGGTTGCCGAATATGCGCCCAATGCCGTCAAGAAGGCGGTGATCGGCGTTGGCCATGGCGAAAAGCAGCAGATCCACATGATGGTGAAGGTGCTGATGCCGCGCGCTTCCTTCGATACGAGCGATGCCGCCGATGCGCTGGCCATCGCCATATGTCATGCGCATCACCGGCAGAGCATCGTGAGTGCCCGCCGGATGCAGGCATTGTTAGCGGGGTAA
- the ruvA gene encoding Holliday junction branch migration protein RuvA — MIGKLKGVIDEIAEDHAVIDVHGVGYVAFCSARTLGNLGGAGEAAILFIETYVREDMIRLYGFATQLEREWFRLLQNVQGVGAKVALAVLGTLSPSELANAIALRDIAMVSRAPGVGKKVAERIVTELKNKAPAFAGEASGTIGLKQELGAGAAPAPVADAVSALSNLGYSRDQAANAVAAALKETGEGADSAKLIRLGLKELSQ; from the coding sequence ATGATCGGCAAGTTGAAGGGCGTGATTGACGAAATTGCCGAGGACCATGCTGTCATCGACGTGCATGGCGTGGGCTATGTCGCGTTTTGTTCGGCGCGCACGCTGGGCAATCTCGGTGGCGCGGGCGAGGCGGCCATCCTGTTCATCGAAACCTATGTCCGTGAAGATATGATCCGCCTTTATGGATTTGCCACGCAGCTTGAGCGCGAATGGTTCCGCCTGTTGCAGAATGTGCAAGGGGTGGGGGCCAAGGTGGCTTTGGCGGTGCTTGGCACCCTGTCGCCGTCCGAACTTGCCAATGCGATTGCGCTGCGCGACATTGCCATGGTTTCGCGCGCGCCGGGCGTCGGCAAGAAAGTGGCAGAGCGTATCGTTACCGAATTGAAGAACAAGGCTCCCGCCTTTGCCGGTGAGGCGAGCGGCACGATCGGGCTCAAGCAGGAGCTTGGCGCAGGTGCGGCGCCTGCACCCGTTGCCGATGCGGTTTCGGCGCTTTCCAACCTCGGTTATTCGCGCGATCAGGCCGCCAATGCCGTGGCAGCCGCCTTGAAGGAAACGGGCGAGGGCGCCGATTCGGCCAAGCTGATACGGCTCGGTTTGAAGGAACTCTCGCAGTGA
- the ruvB gene encoding Holliday junction branch migration DNA helicase RuvB, whose product MSDRNPLIDADRRADEDNTLRPQTLDDFVGQAAARANLKVFIEAAKVRGEALDHVLFVGPPGLGKTTLAQIMAKELGVNFRSTSGPVIAKAGDLAALLTNLEERDVLFIDEIHRLSPAVEEILYPAMEDFQLDLIIGEGPAARSVKIDLAKFTLVAATTRLGLLTTPLRDRFGIPVRLNFYTVEELEYIVRRGARIMQMGISSDGAREVARRSRGTPRIVGRLLRRVRDFALVAGADIIDRRIADEALSRLEVDNRGLDQLDRRYLNIIARNFGGGPVGIETIAAGLSEPRDAIEDIIEPYLIQQGFLQRTPRGRVLTAVAWQHLGLPAPAEIIQQSQYGLFMEDE is encoded by the coding sequence ATGAGCGACCGTAACCCCCTGATCGATGCCGACCGGCGCGCAGACGAAGACAATACGCTGCGCCCGCAGACGCTTGACGATTTTGTGGGCCAAGCGGCGGCGCGCGCCAATCTGAAAGTGTTTATTGAAGCCGCCAAGGTGCGTGGCGAGGCGCTGGATCATGTGCTTTTCGTCGGCCCGCCCGGCCTCGGCAAGACGACGCTGGCGCAGATCATGGCGAAAGAACTTGGCGTCAATTTCCGCTCCACATCCGGCCCGGTCATCGCCAAGGCAGGCGATCTCGCCGCGCTGCTTACCAATCTGGAAGAGCGCGACGTGTTGTTCATCGATGAAATCCATCGCCTGAGCCCCGCGGTGGAAGAAATTCTCTATCCGGCCATGGAGGATTTTCAGCTCGATCTCATCATCGGCGAGGGGCCTGCCGCGCGTTCGGTCAAGATCGACCTCGCCAAGTTTACGCTTGTTGCCGCCACGACGCGCCTTGGCCTGCTCACCACGCCCCTGCGCGACCGGTTCGGCATTCCGGTGCGGCTCAATTTCTATACGGTCGAAGAGCTGGAATATATTGTGCGGCGCGGCGCGCGCATCATGCAGATGGGAATCTCGTCTGACGGCGCGCGGGAAGTTGCCCGCCGTTCGCGCGGCACGCCGCGTATTGTCGGGCGGCTTTTGCGGCGCGTGCGCGATTTCGCGCTGGTCGCGGGCGCGGATATCATAGACCGCAGAATAGCCGATGAGGCGCTGTCGCGGCTTGAGGTGGACAATCGCGGCCTCGACCAGCTTGACCGGCGCTATCTCAATATTATTGCGCGCAATTTTGGCGGTGGGCCGGTCGGGATCGAAACCATTGCGGCGGGCTTGTCCGAGCCGCGCGATGCGATTGAAGACATTATCGAACCCTATCTGATCCAGCAGGGTTTCCTGCAACGCACGCCGCGCGGGCGCGTGCTGACTGCCGTTGCGTGGCAACATCTGGGATTACCTGCGCCTGCTGAAATCATCCAGCAGTCGCAATATGGCCTCTTCATGGAAGACGAATGA
- a CDS encoding YbgC/FadM family acyl-CoA thioesterase has product MTDKQQQAVSGELKDGAHLLYARIYYADTDFSGFVYHGRYLEFYERGRTDFLRLQNVHHIKLAEGSLGEEMVWVVRHMEIDYKAPARMDDLILIETRVSEIRGARVIMAQKITCEGRLLSEARVEAVMITKEGHPRRIPDEWRNAFTGN; this is encoded by the coding sequence ATGACCGACAAGCAGCAACAGGCCGTATCCGGCGAACTCAAAGACGGCGCGCATCTGCTTTATGCGCGCATCTATTATGCCGATACGGATTTTTCCGGCTTTGTTTATCACGGGCGCTATCTGGAATTCTACGAGCGAGGGCGCACGGATTTCCTGCGCCTGCAGAATGTGCATCACATCAAGCTTGCGGAAGGTTCGCTTGGCGAGGAAATGGTCTGGGTCGTGCGCCACATGGAGATTGACTACAAGGCGCCTGCCCGCATGGATGACCTTATCCTGATCGAAACGCGGGTGAGCGAAATTCGCGGCGCGCGGGTCATTATGGCGCAGAAGATCACCTGCGAAGGGCGGCTTCTTTCCGAAGCACGGGTGGAAGCTGTGATGATAACCAAAGAAGGCCATCCGCGCCGCATTCCCGACGAGTGGCGAAACGCTTTCACCGGCAATTGA
- the tolQ gene encoding protein TolQ: MENVALAAPAADVTLWGLFMQANWVVKLVMLGLLFASIWTWAIIVDKTIAYGRARRAIDRFEQSFWSGQSLEELYRNLSERRTSGMASIFMAAMREWKKSFEKGARSPIGLQMRIDKAMDVALARESGKLESRLGFLATIGSAAPFIGLFGTVVGIMTSFQAIAASKNTSLAVVAPGIAEALLATAIGLLAAIPAVIAYNKLSADAGKIGGRLEGFADEFSAILSRQIDEKLTPRG, encoded by the coding sequence ATGGAAAATGTTGCGTTAGCGGCCCCCGCCGCCGATGTTACCCTCTGGGGCCTGTTCATGCAGGCGAACTGGGTGGTCAAGCTGGTGATGCTTGGCCTGTTGTTCGCTTCGATCTGGACTTGGGCCATCATCGTGGACAAGACGATTGCTTACGGACGGGCGCGCCGCGCCATCGACCGTTTCGAGCAGAGCTTCTGGTCCGGCCAATCACTGGAAGAGCTGTATCGCAATCTCAGCGAACGGCGGACCAGTGGCATGGCGTCGATTTTCATGGCGGCCATGCGCGAGTGGAAGAAGTCGTTCGAGAAGGGCGCGCGTTCACCCATCGGATTGCAGATGCGTATCGACAAGGCGATGGATGTGGCGTTGGCGCGTGAAAGCGGCAAGCTGGAATCGCGCCTTGGCTTTCTCGCCACCATCGGTTCGGCAGCCCCTTTTATCGGTCTGTTCGGCACGGTTGTCGGCATCATGACCTCGTTCCAGGCAATTGCCGCTTCCAAGAATACGAGTCTCGCGGTTGTTGCGCCGGGTATTGCGGAGGCGCTTCTTGCGACGGCGATCGGCCTTCTTGCCGCTATTCCTGCCGTCATTGCCTATAACAAGCTTTCGGCGGATGCAGGCAAGATCGGCGGGCGGCTCGAAGGCTTTGCAGACGAGTTTTCCGCCATACTGTCGCGCCAAATTGATGAGAAGCTGACGCCGCGTGGTTAA